A genomic window from Flavobacterium sp. I3-2 includes:
- a CDS encoding conjugal transfer protein TraD → METLIVICLLIVIGLLLHDKIVIKKRSEQKSKQEKVNPNLPDIMGQPKRSQLVPNIANERQIEEPQFNPANLDIEYDENENLGIQIPQEELDEVFSKMPDFEEEEEEWNRYRISGGNNGLAQGVTFEELSSVGVLLQKEKLETAQKETAIAIVHKIQGTELFSLLENSIDGASRKIAELLNSTLTSETDPSSSTLRKNDLNDFDIGEFV, encoded by the coding sequence ATGGAAACATTAATTGTAATATGCCTGCTGATAGTCATTGGGCTATTGTTGCATGATAAGATTGTTATCAAAAAGAGGTCGGAGCAAAAGTCTAAACAGGAAAAAGTCAATCCTAATCTTCCAGATATAATGGGGCAACCGAAAAGAAGCCAATTAGTGCCAAACATCGCCAATGAACGCCAAATTGAGGAACCGCAGTTCAACCCTGCTAATTTAGACATAGAATACGACGAGAATGAAAACTTAGGTATTCAAATTCCGCAGGAAGAGCTGGATGAAGTTTTTAGTAAGATGCCTGATTTTGAGGAAGAGGAAGAAGAATGGAACAGGTATAGAATATCCGGTGGCAATAATGGTTTAGCCCAAGGGGTTACTTTTGAAGAACTAAGCTCCGTGGGAGTATTGCTCCAAAAAGAAAAATTGGAAACAGCCCAAAAGGAAACAGCGATAGCTATAGTTCATAAAATACAGGGAACCGAATTATTCAGCCTACTGGAAAATTCCATAGACGGTGCATCCAGAAAAATTGCCGAGCTTTTGAATAGCACACTCACTTCTGAAACGGACCCCAGTTCTTCCACCTTGCGGAAAAATGATTTGAATGATTTTGACATTGGGGAGTTCGTTTAA
- a CDS encoding DUF3408 domain-containing protein — MEKDNKKKITPDIDEELMMNLMVDGVKKEGLQLPQEPEPKITETEVIKPKELSQEKQTVKDKSRSKRNSEVDYESVFFKKSDTNARDGKTVYIRPEFHEKLTRIIQVIGEDKITIYAYLNNLLDYHFQEFSEQITKSYNDKYKPI; from the coding sequence ATGGAAAAAGATAATAAGAAAAAAATTACTCCTGATATTGACGAGGAGCTAATGATGAACCTGATGGTTGACGGTGTAAAGAAAGAAGGGTTACAGCTTCCGCAGGAACCTGAACCAAAAATAACCGAAACGGAGGTCATTAAGCCAAAGGAACTGTCACAGGAGAAACAGACTGTCAAGGATAAAAGCCGTAGTAAGAGAAATTCTGAAGTAGATTACGAAAGCGTATTTTTTAAGAAATCAGATACCAATGCCCGTGACGGAAAAACAGTTTATATCAGACCAGAATTTCATGAAAAGTTGACACGCATCATACAGGTGATCGGCGAAGATAAGATTACTATTTATGCTTATTTGAACAACTTACTGGATTATCATTTTCAGGAATTTAGCGAACAGATTACCAAAAGTTATAACGACAAGTATAAACCTATTTAA
- the mobA gene encoding conjugal transfer protein MobA — MNDNSNKKQNKGGRIPKTDPSIHRHVFRLTDEENAKFLSLFEGSGMPNKAKFIITQLFGNKMKSVQIDKGTVDFYMRLTSFHSQFRSIGVNYNQIVKLLYKSFSEKKASAYLYKLEKQTTEMVELFKKVLEITEEFDKKYLKK, encoded by the coding sequence ATGAACGACAACAGTAACAAAAAACAGAATAAGGGCGGACGGATACCTAAGACCGACCCAAGCATCCACCGCCACGTTTTTCGTCTTACGGACGAAGAAAACGCCAAATTTTTATCGCTTTTTGAAGGATCAGGAATGCCCAACAAAGCAAAATTTATCATTACACAACTGTTCGGAAACAAAATGAAGTCCGTTCAGATTGACAAAGGAACGGTTGATTTCTATATGCGGTTGACTTCGTTTCACAGTCAGTTTCGTTCTATTGGTGTCAATTATAACCAGATTGTAAAGCTATTGTACAAGAGCTTTTCGGAGAAAAAAGCATCGGCATACCTGTATAAATTAGAAAAGCAGACGACAGAAATGGTTGAGCTGTTTAAAAAAGTGCTGGAAATAACCGAGGAATTTGACAAGAAATACCTCAAAAAATAA
- a CDS encoding AAA family ATPase, translating into MQIHYIWIKEFNAIKESGINLSSKFLIHIEKKHDFFSMIIMQNPDYISNFFKEENVTDVCAIIGKNGTGKSSVLKYIKENMPNGLSSRIENDIIVYSVDEKHYISCPKSINLKLENNTDVDFKTQKYTKIRSSSGLGNADYIYYNYLLDYNEDNTNWHGLQNISTTSLLQKERKRILEEIQSVEFKKVLLNSTSDIQYLHMMEVYQAVIFINNTEEELPFLKPKSLHLMLDSKEENYFFGDHEKYSDVIDLINSLKSIVPHYSSPEENFIGNLWYSVFINFLITERKYSVNNPYQHIVNLEEGDTRDLFIERFFTTMKGVTFPHSLNGKIYDVGIPKLENLSILIPSFIALASELIENKTINIKNETEAFFQLNTGSELDFKEFQDLYVKIKGITSFIQFRWHSLSSGEQSYLSLMSRFYSLVHEESVRLQKNLIILIDEGDTGYHPEWQRIFFKNTICFLSSLFHKHSIQLIFTSNTPFLTSDLPKTNILFVQKTEEGIPFFLDKQNHNSNTFAANIHTLFSDSFYMDGMLIGEYAKDKINEIIKYLNDPEVTMSNQNYKKIIDSIGEPLLRKKLQDMWFEKFGLQEKLEVLRKQVAEVEQKIKDTNDKNSL; encoded by the coding sequence ATGCAAATACATTATATCTGGATAAAGGAATTCAATGCCATTAAAGAATCAGGAATAAATCTATCTTCGAAATTCTTAATCCATATTGAAAAAAAACATGATTTTTTTTCAATGATTATCATGCAAAATCCCGACTACATAAGTAATTTCTTCAAGGAAGAAAATGTGACTGATGTATGTGCAATTATTGGAAAAAATGGAACAGGAAAATCTAGCGTACTTAAATATATTAAAGAGAATATGCCTAACGGATTAAGCAGCAGAATAGAGAATGATATTATTGTCTATTCAGTCGATGAAAAGCATTATATATCTTGTCCTAAATCAATAAATCTAAAGTTAGAAAATAATACAGATGTTGATTTCAAAACGCAAAAATATACCAAAATACGTTCTTCCTCTGGATTAGGTAATGCTGACTACATTTATTACAATTATCTTCTAGATTACAATGAAGACAATACTAACTGGCATGGATTACAAAACATTTCTACAACTTCACTATTACAAAAAGAACGCAAAAGGATATTAGAAGAAATACAATCTGTAGAATTTAAGAAAGTATTGCTAAATAGTACAAGTGATATACAGTATTTGCATATGATGGAAGTTTATCAAGCTGTCATTTTTATTAATAATACAGAGGAAGAGTTACCTTTTTTAAAACCCAAATCACTCCATCTAATGCTTGATAGTAAAGAGGAAAATTATTTTTTTGGAGATCATGAAAAATATTCGGATGTGATTGATTTGATAAACTCTCTGAAAAGCATAGTTCCTCATTACAGTAGTCCAGAAGAAAATTTTATAGGTAATTTGTGGTACTCTGTGTTTATTAATTTCCTTATAACAGAAAGGAAATACAGCGTAAATAACCCCTATCAACATATTGTCAATCTTGAAGAAGGGGATACAAGAGACCTTTTTATAGAGCGTTTTTTTACCACTATGAAAGGTGTAACATTTCCTCATTCTCTAAATGGTAAAATATATGATGTTGGTATTCCTAAATTAGAGAATTTATCAATATTGATTCCTTCTTTTATCGCATTAGCTTCGGAATTAATTGAAAATAAAACGATAAATATAAAAAATGAAACCGAGGCTTTTTTTCAATTAAATACTGGTTCTGAACTAGATTTTAAAGAATTTCAGGATTTATATGTTAAGATAAAAGGGATTACTTCATTTATACAATTTAGATGGCATTCTTTAAGTTCGGGCGAGCAATCTTACTTATCCTTGATGTCCAGATTTTACTCACTGGTTCATGAAGAATCGGTTCGTCTACAAAAAAACCTGATTATTTTGATTGATGAGGGTGATACTGGCTATCATCCAGAATGGCAAAGAATATTTTTTAAAAATACGATATGTTTTTTAAGTTCGCTGTTTCACAAACACAGCATACAGCTTATTTTTACATCTAATACTCCCTTCTTGACATCTGATCTTCCTAAGACAAATATACTATTTGTGCAGAAAACAGAAGAGGGAATACCTTTCTTCCTGGACAAACAGAATCATAACTCAAATACATTTGCTGCAAATATACACACCCTCTTTTCAGATTCCTTTTATATGGATGGAATGCTGATAGGAGAATATGCAAAAGATAAGATAAATGAAATCATAAAATACCTAAATGACCCAGAAGTAACTATGAGCAATCAAAATTACAAGAAAATTATTGACAGCATTGGAGAACCATTACTACGCAAAAAGCTACAGGACATGTGGTTTGAAAAATTTGGATTGCAGGAAAAATTAGAAGTATTAAGAAAACAAGTCGCAGAAGTAGAACAGAAAATTAAAGATACTAATGATAAAAATTCCCTATAG
- a CDS encoding helix-turn-helix domain-containing protein yields MLKCGLKETTPGNYSDDVISDAYIWQQQNWKHDDYEHSHARYQLSYVTEGFQYFYIENKVYFVPQNHAIWIPSNIKHRISSSAETVNLTVLLFKYIPQNQFYNSVKIFRVPIVLHEMLNYATKWNKQLIEDDNQKVFLLAILQNLPDFYQKNNALEIPVPSDERLIPICSHINENFRYEFKVEDYVEIANMSVRNLQRIFKNETGITIQKYIQLTRILKSIELIDTKKYTLTEVAFKVGYKSLSAFLTSYKSLMKSAPK; encoded by the coding sequence ATGCTAAAATGTGGTCTTAAGGAAACAACTCCTGGCAATTATTCAGATGATGTTATAAGCGATGCTTATATATGGCAGCAACAAAACTGGAAACATGATGATTACGAGCATTCTCACGCACGTTATCAGCTATCCTATGTTACAGAGGGTTTTCAGTATTTTTACATAGAGAATAAGGTTTATTTTGTACCTCAAAATCACGCAATATGGATACCGTCAAATATAAAACACCGCATATCATCATCAGCAGAAACCGTTAATCTGACAGTATTGCTCTTTAAGTATATTCCGCAAAATCAATTTTACAATTCCGTAAAGATTTTCCGTGTTCCTATTGTCTTACACGAAATGCTCAATTATGCAACTAAGTGGAATAAACAACTTATTGAAGATGATAATCAGAAAGTCTTTTTATTAGCCATTTTGCAAAACCTTCCAGATTTTTATCAGAAAAATAATGCTTTGGAAATCCCTGTACCTTCAGACGAGCGACTAATTCCGATTTGCAGTCATATCAATGAAAATTTCAGATATGAGTTTAAAGTCGAAGATTATGTAGAAATTGCGAATATGTCGGTACGCAATTTACAACGTATCTTTAAAAATGAAACGGGGATAACCATACAGAAATATATACAGCTTACCCGTATTTTGAAGAGTATTGAACTAATTGATACTAAAAAATATACCCTTACAGAAGTAGCATTCAAAGTAGGATACAAGAGTTTGTCCGCATTCCTTACTTCCTATAAATCATTAATGAAATCCGCTCCTAAATAA
- a CDS encoding ParA family protein — MNAKHKTVFIAFSSQKGGVGKSTFTTLAASILHYRLGYNVAVFDADFPQHSLLKMKERDLKMVMENEALKKLAYKQFTTINKKAYEIIQHRADSVLEAANEFVEASPISIDAVFFDLPGTVNTPGILKALAGMHHIFTPITADRVVMESTLVFTQLLQDVIMKKGETSIKTINLFWNQVDGRESTPLYDVYNNLINDLGFSLMQSQVKNSTRFRKESEVNSKAIFRSTLMPPDERLMNACQLDLFMNEFLKIIQL; from the coding sequence ATGAATGCAAAACACAAAACAGTTTTTATCGCCTTTTCTTCTCAAAAAGGCGGCGTAGGTAAGAGTACGTTCACAACACTTGCGGCAAGCATTCTGCATTATCGTTTGGGCTACAATGTAGCTGTATTTGATGCAGATTTTCCACAGCATAGCCTGTTGAAAATGAAAGAGCGTGATTTGAAAATGGTGATGGAAAACGAGGCTTTGAAAAAGCTGGCATACAAACAGTTTACCACCATAAACAAAAAGGCGTACGAGATTATTCAACACAGAGCGGATAGCGTACTGGAAGCAGCCAACGAATTTGTTGAGGCTTCTCCGATTTCAATTGATGCTGTATTTTTTGACCTTCCGGGAACGGTAAACACGCCGGGTATTCTGAAAGCATTGGCGGGAATGCACCACATTTTTACGCCAATCACGGCAGATCGTGTAGTAATGGAAAGCACTCTCGTTTTCACACAGCTCTTGCAAGACGTGATTATGAAAAAAGGTGAAACTTCCATAAAAACGATCAACCTGTTCTGGAACCAGGTTGATGGCAGGGAGAGCACACCTTTATACGATGTGTATAACAACCTTATCAATGATTTAGGATTTAGCCTGATGCAAAGCCAAGTCAAAAACAGCACACGCTTTCGCAAAGAAAGCGAAGTGAACAGCAAAGCTATTTTTCGCTCAACGCTGATGCCTCCGGACGAAAGGTTGATGAACGCCTGCCAACTAGACCTTTTTATGAACGAATTTTTAAAAATCATTCAATTATAA
- the mobB gene encoding conjugal transfer protein MobB, whose product MIAKIGRSANLYGALAYNNLKVEKENGQILFTNKIIETASGQYSVAQLAQSFAPYLLANQKTEKHTLHISLNPDPKDNVSDDKYREIAQQYMRELGYEEQPFVVFKHTDIDRSHIHIVSVCVDEQGKKISDKFEKMRSMNLCRELEQKHGLIPATDKERNQNDNVFLPIDYKAGDVKSQIASVVRHLPNYYQYQTLGEYNALLSLFNITTEKVEGELHKKMRQGLLYIPLNENGEKAGHPFKASLFGKSAGLPALELHFAKCKTALKDHPGKQTLKAAVTVALKTTSDEQAFKKQLIEQGINVVVRQNDTGRIYGITFIDHNSKAVWNGSRLDKELSANVFNDYWNNNIKPDIKEAAVPIPKLSTSNDADLPAEEPHHLFDFLTTEKHEDGLIEALGGLLPEAQGEDYEEQDFANKMKKKRKKKM is encoded by the coding sequence ATGATAGCAAAAATCGGTAGAAGTGCAAATTTGTACGGTGCGTTGGCATATAATAATCTAAAAGTAGAGAAAGAAAACGGACAAATCTTGTTTACAAATAAGATTATTGAAACGGCAAGCGGGCAATATTCCGTTGCGCAATTGGCACAATCTTTTGCTCCTTATCTTCTGGCAAATCAAAAAACCGAGAAACATACTTTGCATATTTCACTCAATCCCGACCCGAAAGATAATGTTAGTGATGATAAATATCGGGAAATAGCACAACAGTATATGCGGGAGCTGGGTTATGAAGAACAGCCTTTTGTGGTATTCAAGCACACTGATATTGACCGAAGCCATATTCATATTGTATCGGTTTGTGTTGATGAACAAGGCAAAAAGATTTCGGACAAATTCGAGAAAATGCGGTCTATGAACCTGTGCCGTGAACTGGAGCAGAAACATGGATTGATACCCGCAACCGATAAAGAGCGTAACCAAAATGACAATGTTTTCCTCCCGATAGATTATAAGGCAGGCGACGTAAAGAGCCAAATCGCTTCGGTTGTTCGTCACCTGCCAAACTATTACCAGTACCAGACTTTGGGCGAATACAATGCCCTGCTATCCCTGTTCAATATTACCACCGAAAAAGTGGAGGGCGAACTACACAAAAAGATGCGGCAGGGTTTACTGTACATCCCCTTAAATGAAAATGGCGAAAAAGCCGGGCATCCGTTCAAGGCTTCCTTGTTCGGAAAGAGCGCAGGGCTTCCGGCTTTGGAATTGCATTTTGCGAAATGCAAAACGGCTTTGAAAGACCACCCAGGCAAGCAGACCCTAAAAGCTGCCGTTACCGTTGCCCTGAAAACCACGAGCGACGAGCAGGCTTTTAAAAAGCAGCTAATTGAACAGGGCATTAACGTGGTGGTACGACAGAACGATACAGGTCGTATTTATGGTATCACATTCATAGACCATAATTCCAAAGCAGTTTGGAACGGTTCACGTTTAGACAAGGAGCTTTCTGCCAATGTCTTTAATGATTACTGGAATAATAATATCAAACCGGATATAAAAGAAGCTGCTGTACCAATCCCCAAACTATCCACATCAAATGATGCGGATCTTCCTGCGGAAGAACCACACCATTTGTTCGACTTCTTAACTACGGAAAAACACGAAGATGGTTTGATTGAAGCATTGGGCGGTTTGCTACCCGAAGCCCAGGGCGAGGATTATGAGGAACAGGATTTTGCTAACAAGATGAAGAAGAAAAGGAAGAAAAAAATGTAA
- a CDS encoding DUF4134 domain-containing protein — MEKQRKKVLLIAATMLSGIGAFAQGNGSAGINEATQMVTSYFDPATQLIYAIGAVVGLIGGVKVYNKFSSGDPDTSKTAASWFGACIFLIVAATILRSFFL; from the coding sequence ATGGAAAAACAAAGAAAAAAAGTTTTGCTGATAGCAGCGACAATGTTGTCAGGAATTGGTGCATTTGCACAGGGAAATGGCTCGGCAGGTATCAACGAAGCTACCCAAATGGTAACGTCGTATTTCGACCCAGCCACACAGCTTATTTACGCTATCGGTGCGGTCGTAGGATTAATCGGGGGTGTTAAGGTTTATAACAAATTCAGTTCAGGAGACCCTGATACATCCAAGACTGCAGCTTCCTGGTTCGGTGCGTGTATTTTCCTGATTGTAGCGGCTACAATTCTTCGTTCATTCTTCCTTTAA
- a CDS encoding DUF4133 domain-containing protein — protein MNYNINKGIGRTVEFQGLKAQYLFIFAGGLLGTLIFIMIMYMAGVNSYICLFLGTGGASLIVWQTFSLNRKYGEHGLMKLGAIKRHPRYIICRKPIHRYLKFTPKPKTV, from the coding sequence ATGAATTACAATATCAATAAAGGCATCGGCAGGACAGTCGAATTTCAAGGGCTGAAAGCACAGTATCTGTTCATCTTCGCAGGTGGATTGCTCGGTACCTTAATCTTCATTATGATAATGTATATGGCAGGTGTGAATTCTTACATCTGTCTATTCCTCGGAACCGGAGGTGCTTCACTCATCGTATGGCAGACTTTTTCACTGAACAGAAAATATGGCGAACATGGACTGATGAAATTGGGAGCCATAAAAAGGCATCCCCGTTACATCATCTGTCGCAAGCCTATACACAGGTATTTAAAATTCACTCCTAAACCCAAAACCGTATGA
- a CDS encoding NAD(P)H:quinone oxidoreductase has protein sequence MNKTISFLVFTLSFLLSINTTAMAQNKKTNILVLIHSDNGGTYELAKNITEGIEKNSDANATIKLVKASDNVKLKDIPVANVDELSSYDGIAFGSPVYFGNISTAMSEFLSKTVDVWTKHELEGMPATVFMSAGSGAGKELALQSFWNSLAVHGMILVSNGIRGYENIEKNIPQGNSVLGTTSLASLKDVTRPSKSERYLAKLQGENFAKVSTALKGTFKQKSIETKSAYTVDINEVLKQKNIVLPELPKPVGNYELFSRSGNLVFINQVSLKDGKILYPGKVGIDVTEQQVEEATKVTMLNIIAILKEAVGGDLNKVKKCVQLIGVFNTPETYTQHAMLMNAASDLTVEIFGEKGKHTRNTSGAYSLPVGSSVSIQAIFEVE, from the coding sequence ATGAATAAAACAATCTCATTTTTAGTTTTCACGCTCTCCTTTTTATTATCAATCAACACTACTGCTATGGCTCAAAATAAGAAAACAAACATACTGGTGCTTATCCATTCTGATAATGGCGGCACTTATGAACTGGCAAAGAACATTACCGAAGGAATTGAGAAAAATAGCGATGCTAATGCTACTATAAAGTTGGTGAAAGCATCAGATAATGTCAAGTTGAAAGACATTCCCGTAGCCAACGTTGATGAATTAAGTTCCTACGATGGCATAGCTTTTGGCTCGCCTGTGTACTTCGGGAATATCAGTACGGCAATGAGCGAATTTTTATCAAAAACGGTAGATGTCTGGACAAAACACGAATTAGAAGGTATGCCTGCAACTGTTTTTATGTCTGCAGGAAGCGGAGCCGGAAAAGAACTGGCATTGCAATCTTTCTGGAATAGTCTGGCAGTACACGGTATGATACTGGTATCAAATGGTATTCGTGGATATGAAAACATAGAAAAAAATATACCGCAAGGGAACTCGGTGTTAGGTACAACTAGTCTGGCTTCCTTAAAAGATGTGACAAGACCAAGCAAAAGCGAGCGTTATCTTGCCAAATTACAGGGAGAAAATTTTGCTAAAGTTTCCACGGCATTAAAAGGAACTTTCAAACAAAAGTCAATCGAAACTAAATCTGCATACACAGTGGATATCAACGAGGTATTGAAACAGAAAAATATTGTTTTACCTGAATTACCAAAACCTGTAGGAAACTACGAGCTTTTTTCGCGTTCCGGGAATTTAGTATTTATCAATCAGGTTTCACTTAAAGACGGAAAGATTTTATATCCTGGAAAAGTCGGTATTGATGTTACTGAACAACAAGTAGAAGAAGCGACCAAAGTTACTATGCTCAACATTATTGCAATTTTGAAAGAGGCAGTGGGAGGCGATTTGAACAAAGTAAAAAAATGTGTGCAATTGATTGGCGTTTTTAATACTCCTGAAACATATACGCAGCACGCTATGTTGATGAATGCAGCTTCTGACCTGACAGTGGAAATATTCGGAGAAAAGGGAAAGCATACACGAAATACATCGGGGGCATATTCCTTACCAGTTGGTTCTTCTGTATCTATTCAGGCAATTTTTGAAGTTGAGTAG
- the mobC gene encoding conjugal transfer protein MobC — MQGEDDLRGLAKIMAFMRAVSILLVLMHLYWFCYGFFLERGWTLEVINKILGNFDRTAGLFSHTLYTKAFALVLLALSCLGTKGVKNEKITWTKIYVTLGIGFVLFFLNTPLLKLSPAVGTFLYILTISLGYIALLMAGVWMSRLLKNNLMDDVFNNENESFQQETKLMENEYSVNLPTKFFYKNKWNNGWINIVNPFRASIVLGTPGSGKSYAIVNNYIKQQIEKGFSMYIYDFKFDDLSTIAYNHLLKHRDKYEVQPKFYVINFDDPRKSHRCNPLNPEFMTDISDAYEAAYTIMLNLNKSWILKQGDFFVESPIILLAAIIWYLKIYENGKYCTFPHAIELLNKKYSDVFTILTSYPDLENYLSSFMDAWQGGAQDQLQGQIASAKIPLSRMISPQLYWVMTGNDFTLDINNPNEPKILCVGNNPDRQNIYSAALGLYNSRIVKLINKKGQLKSSVIIDELPTIYFRGLDNLIATARSNKVAVCLGFQDFSQLTRDYGDKESKVIQNTVGNVFSGQVVGETAKSLSERFGKVLQKRQSMTINRNDKSTSISTQLDSLIPASKISTLTQGMFVGSVSDNFDERIEQKIFHAEIVVDNETVAAETKAYQKIPEILSFVDKQGEDKMKQEIEANYKQIKSDILNIVVSEMERIKNDPDLQHLVQE; from the coding sequence ATGCAGGGAGAGGACGATTTAAGAGGCTTAGCCAAGATAATGGCTTTTATGCGGGCAGTCAGTATTCTATTGGTACTGATGCACCTTTATTGGTTCTGCTACGGGTTCTTTTTAGAACGTGGCTGGACACTGGAAGTAATCAACAAGATTTTAGGCAATTTCGACAGAACGGCGGGTTTGTTCTCACATACCCTATATACCAAAGCCTTTGCTTTGGTATTGCTCGCTTTAAGCTGTTTAGGCACTAAGGGCGTAAAGAATGAGAAGATAACCTGGACTAAAATTTACGTGACTTTGGGTATCGGTTTCGTGCTGTTTTTCCTGAACACACCATTGCTAAAGCTATCCCCGGCAGTAGGCACGTTCCTGTATATCCTGACTATATCGTTAGGCTATATCGCTTTGCTGATGGCGGGTGTATGGATGAGCAGACTATTAAAGAACAACCTGATGGACGACGTTTTCAATAATGAAAACGAGAGCTTCCAACAGGAAACAAAGCTGATGGAAAACGAATATTCCGTCAATCTACCCACAAAGTTCTTTTACAAAAACAAATGGAACAACGGTTGGATTAACATCGTGAACCCTTTTCGAGCCTCGATTGTGTTGGGCACACCAGGTTCGGGCAAGAGCTATGCAATTGTAAACAACTACATCAAGCAGCAGATAGAGAAAGGGTTTAGTATGTACATCTACGATTTCAAGTTCGACGACCTTTCTACTATTGCCTACAATCACTTACTGAAGCATCGGGATAAGTACGAAGTACAACCCAAATTCTACGTGATAAACTTCGACGACCCACGCAAGAGCCACCGTTGTAATCCACTCAATCCCGAATTTATGACGGACATATCGGATGCCTACGAAGCGGCATATACGATAATGCTAAATCTTAACAAGTCGTGGATTTTGAAGCAAGGGGATTTCTTCGTGGAAAGCCCAATTATATTGCTTGCAGCCATTATTTGGTATCTCAAAATCTACGAAAACGGGAAGTATTGCACTTTCCCGCACGCCATCGAATTGCTGAATAAAAAGTATTCGGACGTGTTCACGATTTTAACTTCCTATCCCGATTTAGAAAATTATTTGTCATCGTTTATGGATGCGTGGCAAGGCGGCGCACAAGACCAATTACAAGGTCAAATCGCATCTGCAAAAATTCCACTATCAAGAATGATTAGCCCGCAGCTTTATTGGGTAATGACTGGCAACGACTTCACGCTCGACATTAATAACCCGAATGAACCTAAGATTTTATGTGTAGGTAACAATCCCGACAGGCAAAATATATATTCGGCAGCTTTGGGTTTGTACAATTCAAGGATTGTAAAGCTCATCAATAAAAAAGGACAGCTAAAGAGTTCGGTTATAATTGATGAGCTGCCCACAATTTATTTTAGGGGACTGGACAATCTCATCGCAACGGCGAGAAGTAATAAGGTGGCGGTATGTCTGGGTTTTCAGGACTTTTCGCAATTAACAAGAGATTACGGCGATAAGGAAAGCAAGGTTATTCAGAATACCGTCGGTAATGTTTTCAGCGGGCAGGTTGTAGGCGAAACGGCAAAGAGCCTTTCCGAACGCTTCGGTAAAGTGTTGCAGAAACGCCAGAGTATGACCATCAACCGAAACGATAAATCTACCTCTATATCTACCCAGTTGGATAGCCTGATACCTGCCTCTAAAATTTCGACCTTAACGCAGGGGATGTTCGTAGGTTCGGTATCAGATAACTTTGACGAGCGTATCGAGCAAAAGATTTTCCACGCCGAAATTGTGGTAGATAATGAAACAGTTGCTGCCGAAACAAAAGCCTATCAGAAAATACCGGAAATCCTGTCCTTTGTTGATAAGCAGGGTGAAGATAAAATGAAGCAGGAAATTGAAGCCAATTACAAGCAGATAAAATCAGATATACTAAATATTGTTGTAAGTGAAATGGAACGCATCAAGAATGACCCCGATTTACAGCATTTGGTACAGGAGTGA